A region from the Methylocella sp. genome encodes:
- a CDS encoding TrbC/VirB2 family protein produces MLFNRVRHRFALAYAFAFVALVSSPAYAAGSNMPWEQPLTQILASIQGPVAKVVSVIVIIMTGLTLAFGESSGGFRRLIQIVFGLSIAFAASSFFLSFFSFGGGALI; encoded by the coding sequence ATGCTGTTCAACCGTGTCCGCCATCGCTTCGCACTGGCCTACGCATTCGCTTTTGTCGCGCTCGTCTCGTCACCCGCGTACGCGGCGGGCTCCAACATGCCATGGGAGCAGCCGCTGACACAGATCCTGGCGTCGATCCAGGGTCCGGTCGCCAAGGTCGTCTCGGTGATCGTGATCATCATGACCGGCCTGACGCTGGCCTTTGGCGAAAGCTCCGGCGGTTTCCGGCGGCTGATCCAGATCGTCTTTGGCCTGTCGATCGCCTTCGCCGCGTCGAGCTTCTTCCTGTCGTTCTTCTCATTCGGCGGCGGAGCGCTGATCTGA
- the trbJ gene encoding P-type conjugative transfer protein TrbJ gives MTTRRFRAALAAGVTALTLVTASVPAHAQWIVYDPTNFSQNVLTAARELQQVNNSIQSLENQANMLINQAKNLASLPYSSLAQLEQSINQTEQLLIQAQGIAYNVTTINQAFTSTYPQAYSSSTSSQQLVAGAQTRWQNSLAGFQDAMRVQAGVVQNLDSTRTQISALVSSSQSASGALQAAQSGNQLVALQTKQLADLTAVMASIARAQSLEGARTVANQAQAQQQLTNFLNYGSGYQPGSAQMFH, from the coding sequence ATGACCACGCGTCGTTTCCGCGCGGCGCTCGCCGCCGGCGTCACCGCGCTCACGCTCGTGACCGCCAGCGTTCCCGCCCATGCCCAATGGATCGTCTACGATCCGACCAACTTCTCGCAGAACGTCCTCACGGCGGCGCGCGAGCTGCAGCAGGTCAACAACTCGATCCAGAGCCTGGAGAACCAGGCCAACATGCTGATCAATCAGGCCAAGAACCTGGCGAGCCTGCCATACTCCTCGCTGGCGCAACTTGAGCAGTCGATCAATCAGACCGAGCAGTTGCTCATCCAGGCGCAGGGGATCGCCTACAACGTCACGACCATCAATCAGGCGTTCACGAGCACCTATCCGCAGGCCTATTCCAGCTCGACATCGAGCCAACAGCTCGTCGCCGGCGCACAGACGCGCTGGCAGAACTCGCTCGCCGGATTCCAGGACGCGATGCGCGTTCAGGCCGGCGTGGTGCAGAACCTCGACTCAACGCGCACGCAGATCAGCGCCCTGGTCTCGTCGAGCCAGTCGGCCTCCGGCGCGCTCCAGGCCGCCCAATCTGGAAACCAGCTCGTGGCGCTCCAGACCAAGCAGCTCGCCGATCTTACCGCGGTCATGGCGTCGATCGCGCGCGCCCAGAGCCTGGAAGGCGCACGCACCGTCGCGAACCAGGCCCAGGCCCAGCAGCAGCTCACCAACTTCCTCAACTACGGCTCGGGCTACCAACCCGGCTCCGCACAGATGTTCCACTGA
- a CDS encoding conjugal transfer protein TraG — MNATKILWGQVLLVSAVVLAFVWAATEWTAWRLAFQPQLGHPWFEVLGWPVYQPPAFFWWWFAYDAYAREIFVEGAYIAASGGIAAIVVAVTISVWRAREAKRVTTYGSARWAEAHEVRQAGMLGHDGVLLGRWHDDYLRHDGPEHVLCFAPTRSGKGVGLVVPTLLTWPGSAIVHDIKGENWTLTAGWRARFGRVLLFDPTNTQSAAYNPLLEVRRGEWEVRDVQNIADVLVDPEGALERRNHWEKTSHSLLVGTILHVLYAEPDKTLAGVANFLSDPKRPTETTLRAMMTTPHLGERGVHPVVASAARELLNKSENERSGVLSTAMSFLGLYRDPVVAAVTRQCDWRIRDLVESGRPATLYLVVPPSDISRTKPLVRLILNQIGRRLTEELESKRQRHRLLLMLDEFPALGRLDFFESALAFMAGYGLKAFLIAQSLNQIEKAYGQNNSILDNCHVRVSFASNDERTAKRVSDALGTATEIRDAKNYAGHRLSPWLGHLMVSRQETARPLLTSGEVMQLPPDDELVLVSGCHPIRAKKARYYEDPQLRTRILPPPKPTRSAESAGHSPTARPAHSGDWAELIVAAPPAQSDDPDNAGIRREPELPEHEEIAPEPRQPAQEFELADDDADDAPQRLRVLQGQVRTIARQVSLDPADDMGL, encoded by the coding sequence ATGAACGCGACCAAGATCCTCTGGGGCCAAGTGCTCCTCGTCAGCGCCGTCGTGCTCGCCTTCGTCTGGGCGGCGACGGAATGGACCGCGTGGCGGCTCGCCTTCCAGCCCCAGCTCGGCCACCCCTGGTTTGAAGTCCTCGGCTGGCCCGTCTACCAGCCGCCGGCATTCTTCTGGTGGTGGTTCGCCTACGACGCCTATGCACGCGAGATCTTTGTCGAAGGCGCCTATATCGCGGCGTCCGGCGGTATCGCCGCGATCGTCGTGGCTGTCACCATTTCGGTCTGGCGGGCGCGGGAGGCCAAGCGGGTCACGACATATGGTTCCGCTCGATGGGCCGAGGCGCACGAAGTCCGGCAGGCCGGCATGCTTGGCCATGACGGCGTGCTCCTCGGTCGCTGGCACGACGACTACCTGCGCCACGACGGCCCCGAGCATGTGCTTTGCTTCGCGCCGACCCGAAGCGGCAAGGGCGTCGGCCTGGTCGTTCCGACGCTGCTGACCTGGCCAGGCTCGGCGATCGTCCACGACATCAAGGGCGAGAACTGGACGCTCACCGCCGGCTGGCGCGCGCGGTTCGGTCGCGTGCTGCTCTTCGACCCCACCAATACGCAGAGTGCCGCCTATAATCCGCTGCTTGAGGTCCGGCGCGGCGAATGGGAGGTGCGCGACGTCCAGAACATCGCCGACGTGCTGGTCGATCCGGAAGGCGCGCTGGAACGGCGGAACCATTGGGAGAAGACCAGCCATTCGCTTCTGGTCGGCACCATCCTGCATGTCCTCTACGCCGAGCCGGACAAGACGCTCGCCGGCGTCGCCAATTTTCTCTCCGATCCCAAGCGGCCAACCGAGACGACGCTGCGCGCGATGATGACGACGCCGCATCTGGGCGAACGCGGCGTGCATCCCGTCGTCGCGAGCGCCGCGCGCGAGCTGCTGAACAAATCCGAAAACGAACGCTCCGGCGTGCTGTCGACGGCCATGTCGTTCCTCGGTCTGTATCGCGATCCCGTGGTCGCGGCCGTCACGCGCCAATGCGATTGGCGCATCCGCGATCTTGTCGAGAGCGGGCGACCGGCGACGCTCTACCTCGTCGTCCCGCCATCGGACATCAGTCGGACCAAGCCACTTGTCCGCTTGATCCTGAACCAGATCGGCCGGCGACTGACTGAGGAGCTGGAGTCGAAGCGCCAGCGCCATCGCCTGCTGCTGATGCTCGATGAATTCCCGGCGCTGGGTCGGCTCGATTTCTTCGAGAGCGCTTTGGCCTTCATGGCCGGTTATGGCTTGAAGGCATTTCTGATCGCACAGAGCCTGAACCAGATCGAGAAGGCTTATGGCCAGAACAACTCGATCCTCGACAACTGTCATGTCCGCGTGAGCTTCGCCAGCAACGACGAGCGAACCGCCAAACGCGTATCCGACGCGCTCGGCACCGCCACCGAAATCCGCGACGCCAAAAACTATGCGGGTCATCGACTGAGCCCGTGGCTCGGCCACTTGATGGTCTCCCGCCAGGAGACCGCGCGGCCGCTGCTGACGTCTGGCGAGGTGATGCAACTCCCACCCGATGACGAGTTGGTGCTCGTCTCCGGCTGCCATCCGATCCGCGCCAAGAAGGCGCGTTACTACGAGGATCCGCAATTGCGGACGCGAATCCTGCCGCCGCCCAAGCCCACTCGCTCGGCGGAATCCGCCGGCCACTCCCCCACGGCGCGACCGGCGCACAGCGGCGATTGGGCGGAGTTGATCGTCGCGGCACCGCCGGCGCAATCCGACGATCCCGACAACGCCGGTATTCGGCGTGAGCCTGAACTTCCCGAACACGAAGAGATCGCGCCGGAACCCCGCCAGCCGGCGCAGGAATTCGAGTTGGCCGATGACGACGCGGATGACGCCCCCCAGCGTCTCCGCGTCTTGCAGGGCCAGGTCCGCACCATCGCCCGGCAAGTCTCGCTCGATCCGGCCGACGACATGGGGCTGTGA
- a CDS encoding VPA1262 family N-terminal domain-containing protein: MDSPEDGDAAIEHPDTAGSAQQVPIWPKVATDYHGALVRLATMRAAGKQYLLFGYVELFPRDIPVPERFTAGERNWAVPNFGGDVTLAGSALPMSTADALAWYEAAALGRVTIPLTASPVEIAAPPFGVEPALGRFCVGETIPFSAQWHGGPRIHRLVPMEDPAEAIQKLGSSTAAREWLATNAGFDPFEYEEWLGSLSLLAPDPLLTGVGHFTYDRKATGSERVVIQAHRRHYEDYPEADAGALKLVILQRRPAGWTEVLPASFDDDGFAIKGYPEPVSETGFAISCPTRGLVRMVPPTLWMEQISVGFGVVDAVLDVEVPSGGRRKPASRYKTSRVKEAGGVHVGEALPLSGAIRIVELQEARKDRLQKQSAPQRLFGVHETDKDDLTGDDLVRMRGEAESYVANLVAGAQRRVIFVDPDFGMRELQNYALRVMRDGVEVTILTGAPHMRKARPDDSAEEAPPEGQTASSTPPGVLLLAQLRHVQGRLGPGAPKVLVMPGSRKPVFHDRFLVIDDVVWASGPSFNELGERIGLISQVHESRIVIAAIERVLDRSMPLADWIAKAGLPELNGDGPDATHA; this comes from the coding sequence ATGGACAGTCCCGAAGACGGCGATGCAGCGATCGAGCACCCCGATACGGCTGGCTCAGCGCAGCAGGTGCCCATATGGCCCAAAGTCGCGACGGACTATCACGGCGCGCTGGTAAGGCTGGCGACGATGCGCGCCGCTGGTAAGCAATATTTGCTGTTCGGTTATGTGGAGCTCTTTCCCCGCGATATCCCGGTTCCGGAGCGTTTCACGGCCGGAGAAAGGAATTGGGCGGTTCCCAACTTCGGCGGTGATGTGACTCTTGCGGGATCGGCGCTGCCGATGTCCACCGCCGATGCTCTCGCCTGGTACGAAGCGGCGGCCCTTGGGCGGGTGACGATCCCGCTGACTGCGTCGCCAGTTGAGATCGCGGCGCCGCCCTTCGGCGTCGAGCCGGCATTAGGCCGGTTCTGTGTGGGCGAGACGATTCCGTTTTCAGCACAATGGCATGGCGGACCGCGTATTCACCGATTGGTTCCGATGGAAGATCCGGCGGAGGCGATCCAGAAGCTTGGATCGAGCACCGCCGCCCGCGAGTGGCTTGCCACCAATGCTGGATTCGATCCCTTCGAATACGAGGAGTGGCTTGGAAGCCTCTCCCTGCTTGCTCCCGACCCGCTGCTCACTGGTGTCGGGCATTTCACGTACGACCGGAAGGCCACCGGCTCGGAGCGAGTGGTCATTCAAGCGCACCGGCGCCACTATGAGGATTACCCCGAAGCAGATGCCGGCGCGCTGAAGCTCGTCATACTCCAGCGGCGGCCCGCCGGCTGGACGGAGGTCTTGCCCGCCTCGTTCGACGACGACGGCTTCGCCATCAAGGGCTACCCAGAGCCGGTCAGCGAGACAGGCTTCGCGATCTCCTGTCCCACCCGCGGGCTCGTTCGCATGGTCCCACCGACATTGTGGATGGAGCAGATCAGCGTCGGCTTCGGTGTGGTCGATGCGGTGCTCGATGTCGAGGTGCCGTCGGGCGGTCGTCGCAAACCGGCGTCGCGCTACAAAACCAGCCGGGTGAAGGAGGCCGGCGGCGTGCATGTGGGAGAGGCGCTGCCTCTCTCTGGCGCGATCCGAATCGTTGAGCTGCAGGAGGCGCGCAAGGATCGCCTCCAGAAGCAGTCCGCCCCGCAACGGTTGTTCGGCGTCCACGAAACCGACAAGGACGATCTGACGGGTGACGATCTGGTCCGCATGCGCGGCGAGGCCGAATCCTATGTGGCGAACCTCGTGGCCGGGGCGCAGCGCCGCGTCATCTTCGTCGATCCGGATTTTGGCATGCGCGAACTCCAGAACTACGCGCTCCGAGTCATGCGCGATGGCGTGGAGGTGACGATTTTGACGGGCGCGCCGCACATGCGTAAAGCCCGGCCAGATGACAGCGCGGAGGAAGCTCCCCCAGAGGGGCAGACAGCGTCCTCCACGCCGCCCGGCGTCCTGCTGCTGGCGCAACTTCGACATGTGCAGGGCCGGCTCGGACCGGGGGCGCCGAAGGTGTTGGTGATGCCAGGCTCGAGGAAGCCTGTCTTCCACGACCGCTTTCTGGTGATTGACGATGTCGTTTGGGCGTCGGGGCCGTCGTTCAACGAGCTCGGCGAACGCATCGGGTTAATAAGCCAGGTTCACGAGTCCCGTATTGTTATCGCGGCCATAGAACGCGTGCTTGACCGCTCCATGCCTCTCGCGGACTGGATCGCCAAAGCAGGTCTCCCAGAGCTGAACGGCGATGGACCCGATGCCACGCACGCTTGA
- the trbK-alt gene encoding putative entry exclusion protein TrbK-alt has protein sequence MRGRPLNIAMIGRAAGFVLVAGAIVATAISFHRDDARQNAPVNSPAIQSDPLARELARCQAIGMAAQNDGSCEAAWAENRRRFFTYRPAPSTASTPPANPRLAPKPEDH, from the coding sequence ATGCGCGGCCGTCCGCTCAATATCGCCATGATCGGCCGCGCCGCCGGGTTCGTCCTGGTCGCCGGGGCGATCGTGGCGACCGCCATCAGTTTCCACCGCGACGACGCACGCCAGAACGCGCCCGTGAACTCACCCGCGATCCAGAGCGATCCGCTCGCGCGCGAACTGGCGCGCTGCCAGGCGATCGGTATGGCCGCGCAGAATGACGGTTCCTGCGAAGCCGCCTGGGCCGAGAACCGGCGTCGCTTCTTCACCTATCGCCCGGCGCCATCCACCGCATCCACGCCACCGGCCAACCCGCGCCTTGCGCCTAAACCCGAGGACCATTGA
- the trbB gene encoding P-type conjugative transfer ATPase TrbB, whose protein sequence is MLRTALGPAIAGYLEDPSIVEVMLNPDGRLWIDRLSGGLEDTGCRVTPADAERIVRLVAHHVGVEVHAGSPRVSAELPESGERFEGLVPPVVAAPCFAIRRPAVAVFTLGDYVEAGIMSGAQAELLCVAVRERKNILVAGGTSTGKTTLVNALLAEVAKTGDRVVLIEDTRELQCAAPNLVALRTKDGAASLSDLVRSSLRLRPDRIPIGEVRGAEALDLLKAWGTGHPGGVGTLHAGSAIGALRRLEQLIQEAVVTVPRALIAETIDLIAVLAGRGSARRLAELAAVQELGPTGDYVLTPAGEP, encoded by the coding sequence ATGCTGCGCACCGCGCTTGGCCCCGCGATCGCCGGCTATCTCGAAGACCCCAGCATCGTCGAGGTGATGCTCAATCCCGATGGCCGGCTCTGGATCGACCGGCTGTCGGGCGGGCTTGAGGACACCGGTTGCCGGGTCACCCCGGCAGACGCCGAGCGAATTGTGCGGCTCGTCGCCCATCATGTCGGCGTCGAGGTTCATGCCGGCAGTCCGCGCGTCTCGGCCGAGTTGCCGGAAAGCGGGGAGCGGTTCGAGGGCCTGGTGCCGCCTGTCGTGGCGGCGCCGTGCTTCGCCATTCGCCGCCCGGCCGTCGCGGTCTTCACCCTCGGCGACTATGTCGAGGCCGGCATCATGTCCGGCGCGCAAGCCGAGTTGCTTTGCGTGGCGGTCCGGGAACGGAAGAATATCCTCGTCGCCGGCGGCACCTCGACCGGCAAGACGACGCTGGTCAACGCGCTGCTTGCCGAGGTCGCCAAGACTGGCGACCGCGTGGTGCTGATCGAGGATACCCGCGAACTGCAATGCGCCGCGCCCAACCTCGTGGCGCTGCGCACCAAGGACGGCGCGGCCTCGCTGTCCGATCTCGTCCGCTCATCTCTGCGCCTCCGTCCCGACCGCATTCCGATCGGCGAGGTGCGCGGCGCCGAGGCCCTCGATCTCCTGAAGGCGTGGGGCACCGGCCATCCCGGCGGCGTCGGCACCTTGCACGCCGGCTCCGCCATCGGCGCGCTACGCCGCCTCGAACAGCTCATTCAGGAAGCCGTCGTCACCGTCCCGCGCGCGCTGATTGCCGAGACCATCGACCTAATCGCGGTTCTCGCCGGTCGCGGCTCCGCGAGAAGGCTCGCCGAACTCGCCGCGGTGCAGGAACTCGGCCCGACCGGCGACTACGTCCTCACCCCAGCAGGAGAACCGTGA
- the trbL gene encoding P-type conjugative transfer protein TrbL, with the protein MGGTGVIDRFLGIFTQYIDSGFGLVQGDVHWLAGVLIAIDITLAGLFWALAPDEDVLARLIRKTLYIGVFAFIIGNFNNLAQIIYNSFAGLGIEAGGGTLSQAQLLQPGRLAQVGIDAGQPILTSISGLMGFTSFFDNFIQIAILLIAWLIVVISFFIMAIQLFVSLIEFKLTTLAGFVLVPFGLFGRTAFLAEKVLGNVVSSGVKVLVLAVIVGIGSTIFSQFTSGFNNPPTISDALTLILAALSLLGLTIFAPGIANGLIAGGPQLGAGAAVGTGLAVAGIGAAGAALAAGGLGAAGGAIAGTARAGASVAGGATAAYRAGGLSGVAQAGASAATSPLRRAAASLRDSFAAGGQAVTGKASQAGASAATQGEASGPPDWASRMKRNQTINQGVSAADHAIRSGDHPSGGGGVDLSEGE; encoded by the coding sequence ATGGGCGGCACTGGCGTCATCGACCGCTTCCTGGGGATCTTCACCCAGTACATCGATTCCGGATTCGGGCTCGTGCAGGGCGATGTGCACTGGCTCGCCGGTGTGCTCATCGCGATCGACATCACCCTGGCCGGCCTCTTCTGGGCCCTGGCGCCAGACGAGGACGTGCTCGCGCGCCTCATCAGGAAGACCCTCTATATCGGCGTCTTCGCCTTCATCATCGGCAACTTCAACAATCTCGCGCAGATCATCTACAACTCCTTCGCCGGCCTCGGCATTGAGGCGGGCGGCGGAACGCTGAGCCAAGCGCAGCTCCTTCAGCCAGGCCGTCTTGCGCAGGTCGGCATCGATGCCGGCCAGCCCATCCTTACTTCCATCTCCGGCCTGATGGGCTTCACCAGCTTCTTCGACAACTTCATCCAGATCGCGATCCTGCTGATCGCCTGGCTGATCGTCGTCATCAGCTTCTTCATCATGGCGATCCAGCTCTTCGTCAGCCTGATCGAATTCAAGCTGACCACGCTCGCGGGCTTCGTCCTTGTGCCTTTCGGCCTCTTCGGCCGCACCGCCTTCCTCGCCGAGAAGGTTCTGGGCAACGTGGTGTCGTCCGGCGTGAAGGTTCTGGTGCTTGCCGTGATCGTCGGCATCGGCTCCACAATTTTCAGCCAGTTCACCAGCGGCTTCAACAATCCGCCCACCATCAGTGATGCGCTGACCCTGATCCTCGCGGCTTTGTCGCTGCTCGGCCTCACCATCTTCGCGCCCGGCATCGCCAACGGGCTGATCGCCGGCGGGCCGCAGCTCGGCGCCGGCGCCGCCGTGGGGACCGGACTCGCGGTCGCCGGCATCGGCGCGGCCGGAGCCGCGCTCGCGGCGGGCGGCCTTGGCGCCGCTGGTGGCGCTATCGCCGGGACCGCGCGCGCTGGCGCCAGTGTCGCGGGTGGCGCCACCGCCGCCTACCGGGCGGGCGGCCTCTCTGGTGTCGCTCAGGCCGGGGCCTCAGCCGCAACCAGTCCGCTTCGCCGCGCGGCCGCGAGCCTGCGCGACAGTTTCGCTGCCGGGGGTCAGGCCGTGACGGGAAAAGCGAGCCAAGCGGGGGCGAGCGCGGCAACCCAGGGTGAAGCCTCGGGTCCGCCGGACTGGGCCAGCCGCATGAAGCGCAATCAAACCATCAATCAAGGGGTCTCCGCCGCCGACCACGCCATCCGCTCCGGCGATCATCCCAGCGGTGGCGGCGGCGTCGATCTCTCCGAAGGAGAATAG
- a CDS encoding CopG family transcriptional regulator: protein MRTKHTFRLPPDLAGKLADYAARKRVPQALVVETALASHLSPDGADRLEAALARRLDRMTRQIERLERHVTISNEALALFVRFWLTNTPPLPDTAQAAAQAKGRERYDGFVEALGRRLARGRTLADEVTTDVNPPVSATLPD, encoded by the coding sequence ATGCGCACCAAGCACACCTTTCGCCTTCCGCCGGATCTCGCCGGCAAGCTGGCCGACTACGCGGCGCGCAAACGCGTGCCGCAGGCGCTGGTGGTGGAGACAGCGCTCGCCTCGCACCTGTCGCCGGATGGCGCCGATCGGTTGGAGGCCGCGCTCGCGCGGCGGCTCGACCGCATGACGCGACAGATCGAGCGCCTCGAACGGCACGTCACCATCTCAAACGAGGCCCTGGCGCTGTTCGTGCGCTTCTGGCTGACCAACACCCCGCCATTGCCGGATACCGCCCAGGCGGCGGCGCAGGCCAAGGGCCGGGAGCGCTATGACGGCTTCGTTGAGGCCCTGGGGCGCCGGCTGGCGCGTGGTCGGACGCTCGCAGACGAGGTGACAACGGATGTGAACCCACCCGTGTCGGCGACCCTTCCCGACTAG
- a CDS encoding VirB3 family type IV secretion system protein, with product MDQDEPITGFYAPVHRALTEQILLGGAPRAVAIVNGTLAAAVGLGLRLWIVGAAIWLIGHVAAVWAAKRDPAFVDVVRRHLRYPPHLAE from the coding sequence ATGGACCAGGACGAGCCCATCACCGGCTTCTATGCGCCCGTTCACCGCGCACTCACCGAGCAGATCCTGCTCGGTGGCGCGCCGCGGGCGGTGGCGATCGTCAACGGCACGCTCGCCGCCGCCGTCGGCCTGGGCCTGCGCCTGTGGATCGTCGGCGCCGCCATCTGGCTGATCGGCCATGTGGCGGCGGTGTGGGCCGCTAAGCGCGACCCTGCCTTCGTCGACGTGGTGCGCCGGCATTTGCGCTACCCGCCACACCTGGCCGAGTGA
- the trbE gene encoding conjugal transfer protein TrbE produces the protein MMNLAEYRRRSHSLADFLPWAALVGKGVILNKDGSFQRTARFRGPDLDSATPAELVAITSRLNNALRRLGSGWAIFIEAQRQPANRYPKGDFPDATSALVDAERRAQFEEEGSHFESRYFFTLLWLPPAEDAARAEAWLYEGRAQDGADWRAALAGFIDRTDRVLALIEGFMPEAEWLDDPETLTYLHSCVSTRRQRVRVPETPMHLDAILVDEDLSGGLEPRLGRAHLRTLTIMGFPSQTWPGLLDELNRLAFPYRWSTRAICLDKTDAAKVLGRIRRQWFAKRKSITAILKEVMTNEASVLMDSDAANKALDADMALQELGSDLVGQAYVTATVTVWDDDPRIAEDRLRLVEKTVQGRDFTCMRESVNAIEAWMGSLPGHVYANVRQPPISTLNLAHMMPFSAVWAGPERDEHFQAPPLFFARTEGSTPFRFSLHVGDVGHTLIVGPTGAGKSVLLALMALQFRRYAGAQVFAFDFGGSIRAAALAMGGDWHDLGGAIADDIAEPVALQPLARINDAGERAWAAEWVATLLGREGVTITPDLKEHLWSALTSLASAPLTERTITGLSVLLQSNALKQALQPYTVGGPWGRLLDAETERLGEAEIQAFETEGLIGAGAGPAVLSYLFHRIEDRFDGRPTLLIIDEGWLALDDRGFAGQLREWLKTLRKKNASVIFATQSLADIDGSAIAPAIIESCPTRVFLPNERALEPQIATIYRRFGLNDRQIEILSRATPKRDYYCQSRRGNRLFELGLSEVALAFAAASSKTDQTAIAKIVATHGRDGFGAAWLRGKGLDWAADMLVTRIQEVSR, from the coding sequence ATGATGAACCTTGCTGAATACCGCCGCCGGTCTCACAGCCTCGCCGATTTCCTGCCCTGGGCGGCGTTGGTCGGAAAGGGTGTGATCCTCAACAAGGACGGCTCGTTCCAGCGCACGGCGCGGTTTCGCGGACCCGATCTGGATTCGGCGACACCGGCCGAACTCGTGGCGATCACGTCCCGGCTCAACAATGCCTTGCGCCGCCTCGGTTCCGGCTGGGCGATCTTCATCGAGGCGCAGCGCCAGCCGGCGAACCGCTATCCGAAAGGTGATTTTCCCGACGCCACCTCCGCTCTCGTCGATGCCGAACGCCGGGCGCAGTTCGAGGAGGAAGGCTCCCATTTCGAGAGCCGATATTTCTTCACACTGCTCTGGCTGCCGCCGGCCGAGGACGCCGCGCGCGCCGAGGCCTGGCTCTATGAAGGACGCGCGCAGGACGGTGCCGATTGGCGCGCGGCGCTGGCCGGATTCATCGACCGCACCGATCGGGTGCTGGCGCTGATTGAGGGCTTCATGCCCGAGGCGGAGTGGCTCGACGATCCCGAGACGCTGACCTATCTGCATTCCTGCGTTTCGACCCGCCGCCAGCGTGTGCGCGTGCCGGAAACGCCCATGCACCTCGACGCCATCCTGGTCGATGAGGACCTCTCCGGCGGGCTCGAACCGCGGCTCGGCCGGGCGCATCTGCGCACGCTCACCATCATGGGCTTTCCGTCTCAGACCTGGCCGGGCCTGCTCGACGAACTCAACCGGCTCGCCTTCCCCTATCGCTGGTCGACGCGCGCGATCTGTCTCGACAAGACCGACGCGGCGAAGGTGCTCGGCCGCATCCGCCGGCAATGGTTTGCCAAGCGTAAGTCGATCACGGCGATCCTCAAGGAGGTGATGACCAACGAGGCGTCGGTGCTGATGGACAGCGACGCCGCCAACAAAGCGCTCGACGCCGACATGGCGCTCCAGGAGCTCGGTTCCGATCTTGTCGGCCAGGCCTATGTCACCGCGACCGTCACCGTCTGGGATGACGATCCCCGCATCGCCGAGGATCGGCTGCGTCTGGTCGAGAAGACCGTCCAGGGCCGCGACTTCACCTGCATGCGCGAGAGCGTCAACGCGATCGAGGCCTGGATGGGAAGTCTGCCGGGCCACGTCTACGCCAATGTCCGCCAGCCGCCGATCTCGACCCTGAACCTGGCGCACATGATGCCGTTCTCGGCGGTCTGGGCCGGGCCGGAACGGGACGAGCATTTCCAGGCGCCGCCGCTGTTCTTCGCGCGGACGGAGGGATCGACGCCGTTCCGGTTTTCGCTCCATGTCGGCGATGTCGGCCACACGCTGATCGTGGGGCCGACCGGCGCCGGCAAGTCCGTACTGCTGGCGCTGATGGCGCTGCAGTTTCGCCGCTACGCGGGCGCGCAGGTCTTCGCCTTCGATTTCGGCGGCTCGATCCGTGCGGCAGCACTCGCCATGGGCGGGGACTGGCACGATCTCGGCGGTGCGATCGCCGACGACATCGCCGAGCCTGTCGCTTTACAGCCCCTCGCGCGGATCAACGACGCTGGCGAGCGCGCCTGGGCGGCTGAATGGGTGGCGACATTGCTCGGCCGGGAGGGCGTGACCATCACCCCGGACCTCAAGGAACACCTCTGGTCCGCGCTGACCTCGCTTGCTTCCGCCCCATTGACGGAGAGGACGATCACCGGGCTCTCCGTCCTTCTGCAATCGAACGCTCTGAAACAGGCTTTGCAGCCGTACACCGTCGGCGGTCCCTGGGGACGGTTGCTCGACGCGGAGACTGAGCGCCTCGGCGAGGCCGAAATCCAGGCCTTCGAGACCGAAGGGCTGATCGGCGCGGGCGCCGGGCCGGCGGTCCTGTCCTATCTGTTTCATCGTATCGAGGACCGGTTCGATGGGCGCCCCACACTACTCATCATCGACGAGGGTTGGCTCGCGCTAGATGACCGCGGCTTCGCCGGCCAGCTCCGGGAATGGCTGAAGACGCTGCGAAAGAAGAACGCCAGCGTCATCTTCGCCACCCAATCGCTCGCCGATATCGACGGCAGCGCCATTGCACCCGCGATTATCGAGAGCTGCCCGACGCGCGTGTTCCTGCCAAATGAGCGCGCGCTCGAACCGCAGATCGCAACCATCTATCGCCGCTTCGGGCTGAACGATCGCCAGATCGAGATCCTCAGCCGCGCGACGCCAAAGCGCGACTATTACTGCCAATCCCGCCGCGGCAACCGCCTGTTCGAGTTGGGCCTGAGCGAGGTCGCGCTCGCCTTCGCCGCCGCGTCGTCCAAGACCGATCAGACCGCCATCGCCAAGATTGTCGCCACCCATGGCCGCGACGGGTTCGGCGCGGCGTGGCTGCGCGGCAAGGGCCTCGATTGGGCTGCGGACATGCTCGTCACCCGTATCCAGGAGGTTTCCCGATGA